AGCAGGTTATAATGGAGGTACACTACACTGTCAGAAGTATGTGAGCACcagggggcctcccgagtggcgcagtggtctaaggcactgcattgcagtgctagctgtgccactagagatcctggttcgagtccaggctctgtcgcagccggccacgactgggagacccatggggcttGGTAttgcgcatagtgatcttaggcttgtgagcagctgctcggctatggaaacccatttcacgaacagttcttgtgatgACGGTTGCTTCCAGAAGTATTTTTTTAactcattctgtgagcttgtgcggcctCCCACTTTTCagctgagcctttgttgctcctagaagtttccacttcacaataacagcgtgtgcagttgacaggggcagctctagtagggcagacattttacaaactgacttgttggaaaggtggcatcctataagggtcactgagcacttcagtaagtccattctactaccaatatttgtctatggtgatagcatggctgtgtgctcgatattATACACATGTGagaaacaggtgtggctgaaatagccgaatccattcatttgaatgggtgtccacatacttttgtatatatagtgtatctatgCTAACGTAGCTTCCTAACCCTGTTTCCCAATcggctgtgtatgtgtgtcatccACCAATTACATACAGTCATCCTCCCAAACAAGTTCAAGTGAACGTCAACAACAGGGCTTTCTGTGACACAAACCAAAGAATCCCTGTAGGGAGAACCCTATAAAAATATCACCTTGCTATACCAACAACCACCACCCCCAGCGAATTGTACCTTCCCAGCCCTGGGTGTGATTTGTGTTTGTTATCATTGTGGACAAAGGGACTGTAAAGCCTGTCTCATGTTTGATGAGTCTCATATTCACACACACCTGCCGTGCAAAAACAAGCAGGGCTGTGGATTCAGGAGAATGTCATTATTTAGGAACCTAATCTGTATTTTCTATATAAATGGAATCTTATTGAAGGATCCAGACATTTTTCACTTGGTTTGGAGAAACTTACCTCACCAGCGAATTCACTTCCTGAGCCTCACTCTGGAGTTCCCGGGTATCAAAAAACATTAACAAAGACTCAAAAAACATCCAAATGCATCCTTTTACAAACAGCaaagctctcagtatagtgatgcaggtctttagatgttgtacacgtGAAGTTGTGTCATTCTCACTTCTTCCTGGATGTTTTTGGAGTCTTTGTTCATGTTTTTTGAACACCCTGGAACCCTAGAATAAGGTTCAGGAAGTTAATCGGAATTGAAATGGCAAGAAAAAAAGTGTTTGGACAGATTAGGTTCCTAAATAATGAAATATTGAAATTGGGAGCTGGGTGTTGTTGAGGAAAGGTAGCTCTAGTGACATCTGAGGCATCTGTAAGGTAATCTGGCTGGTAGCGTGGCACGCCCCCACACTGGTGAGTCATGGGAGAGGCACGCATAAAGTCAGGAGTGAAAAGGAGATACTCTGGCCTGCCTTCCAACTATGTCTGAGTGGGCAGGTGGTATAGGACTATGCTGAGTATTGCATGCCAATTGAAGTTATGAATTTAAATTAAATTCATAAATAAAGTTTGCACTTGTTGTCTATCAGAATTTCGATTTTCCTGTTTTTATTTTCGTTCATATTTTTCCTGAATAGAATTGACATTTACCCCAACCCTGAATGACTGGATATTATTAGTCACTCTAAGCCAGAGACAGTATGTCTTCATTCTGAGATTCCACATGCCTTATCAGGAGTCTCAATCGAAGCTGTTGGGCAACAATCCTAGATTAACACGCTCAAAGACTGCCATCTGTTTTCGCCCTGTTAACAGAATATCACAGTAAGAAAATGGTACAGGCCTAGAAAGAATATacacattatattacattattttaAATTGGATTAATTCAAAGAACCATTCCCTAACACGCACGTCTTCACATTTACACCTGATTGCTGTCCAATGTCTATAAACCTTTCATTCTAATCATTTTACCGACTGACATCAATGGAAGTCATTTGGTCCTAAGGCTCTACTCTGATTCTGGAGTGGCGGTGGCTTTGCCTTTCAAGCGTCTCCCAATATGCATTCTTTGTGTTTGTGTAACGCACGGCAATGCAACCATAAGCTATAATTAACAAGAGACTTCTGCATTACGGAACACGTCTGTTGGAGGCTTGGTGCTTAGAGTGAATTCGGAGACTATTCAGGCcatttccctttttccacattttgacaCGTTACAGCCTATTTCTCTAATGGATTAAGgacattttttcccctcatcaatctacacgcagtaccgcataatgacaaagcgaaaaacagaaacaccttatttacataagaattcagaccctttgctataagactcgaaattgagctcaggtgcatcctgtttccattgatcatccttgagatgtttctacaacttgagtggagtccacctgtagtaaattaaattgattggacatgatttggaaaggctcactgcctatataaggtcccacagttgacagtgtatgtcaagagcaaacaccaagccatagagtcgaatgaattgtctgtagagctcagagacaggattgtgtcgaggcacagatctggggaagggtaccaaacatttctgcagcgttgaaggtccccaagaacacagtggcctccatcattcttaagtggaagaagttaggaacctccaagactcttcctagggctggatgcccgggccaaactgagcaatcgggggtgaagggccttggtcagggaggtgaacaagaacccagtggtcactctgaaagagctccagagttcctctgtggagatggaagaaccttccagaaggacaaccatctctgcagcaaaaTTACATTTTTGGTTTATTGACTGAGGGCTGTCTATCAGTCAGTTTGGGCCATTGTGAGTGTGAGTggctggacaggagaggagagagggttggttGGATGGATGGCTCTCAGAGGGCCAGCCCCAAAGCCCTGACCCCAGGAGGATTTGATGCCATTTTCCCACGCAGGGAGCCGACCTGAGAGGAGCTTGTTAACAACATCTGCCCCAGTTCAGAAAGATTAACCCCCACCACATTGCCCCAACCCCCACACCtccgcacacatacacacacagactgacacacgcaaacacactccTCTGCTGGCTGTCAGTCTTGCCGGACCCACACGAGTGTCACTACTCCGGACAGGCCTGTCCCAAGCTGGACATACAGGGTGCTCCAGGCCAGGCCAGCTGAGATCAGAGGGAAGGGCCTCCTGGAGATCCCAGCCATAGCAGATCAATGCCAATACATCCTAAGTCTGCTTCTGAACTGGATTGGAGCCTGATAGACAGACTAAGTCGAACATCTCATTTGAGTTTCTGTCTCACTGCAACTGTCACCTACACTATATGGCACAAATCAGTCTTAACCCATTTTCCATGTTGGATGACGCACGTAGTGACTGTTTGAAGAGTAAGAGCTTGATTTAAGTATGTAAAAGTGTGTTCATTTTTGGAACGAGGTGTGTCCTGATATAGACTTGCTGAGCAGGTTCAGGCCACATAGTAGGCGTGTGATGTCACCAACATCAGTCAGTGGGCCTGTCACAGACTTTAAGAATTACTTTTCCATTTATGACATTGATGTAGATGGAACCCTCTAAAACACCTACTCATATTCCCTCACAACACCTAGTTAACGTACTAGGACACCCATATAAGTGTGTCATGACTTGTCACAACTGAATGAAAAGACTACAGGAAAAACTGATAGAAATTCAAATTTGACACTGAAGCTCTGTAATACAAAAATGTAATACAGGTACATAAGTGGAAGAGAATAAAAAAATGCCCAGAAAAAAAATGATATCAAGCAtgacgacacacacacaaacagttaaACACGCATTAACACAAACCAGCACAAGCACCACACAGCAGCAAATAGAATCCTCTGGGAATCCGCTGAATCCGTGTTCTACAGGGTATAATTAGGTTCGTTTTGGAGAGGGGGGTTAAACAAACAGGCCCAGTGAGGTCATAGGCAGATGGAAGTGGGGATATGCCCGCACTTGCTGAGTGTGCACAGTGCTCCACATGACAGGCCCTGAGAGAGGCCCTGTGGGCGATCAGCGGGCAGGGGGGTGTGGGGGGGCTGACGGTGGCCAACAGCACACCAACAATGTTCTCACTGCCAGAACATTCACACCCAATCAATAGATCAGGGTATGGCTACTTACTGTACAGTTTACGTTTTTCCAAGATCTCATTTCAGAACTAAATCAGGATTAGCCATGTTATAAGTGTCCTCGGGAGAAACAATACGGATAATAGTTTGGCTACTTGGCTACATGTACTGTATACGGTTTTCAAAGAACTCAGATGGGAAAACAATGCATTACACCCAAATGCACCAGAAAAACTTTGATAACTCTTACATCATGTTTCCTGTAGGGCCTTGCTATCCTAATGGAAAAGTACCATAGAACTGAACCCTCCCCGGTTATCAAACAAACTATGAGGGCTGGAAGCCGCTCCGCTCGGGGATCACATACCAACTGACTGATCTAGCACATTTTGACAGATGGCACAGAACCACCATTCTCTCTGACTCCGGCTCAGTGCAAACACCTCTGACATGGCCGACCGGGGAGGGAAAAGCTGCTTAATTGCAAAAAAATGACTTGGAGAGGGTGATTAGCTGACGGGCGGCCGCTGGCGCACTAGAGTGATTTAAGACCCTTTCAGTGAATGCAGGGAGGTCTGGATAATCTTTCCCTCCACAAAGGTGTGTGGGGCTAATCCAGGCCGCTTTGCTGAGCTGTGGATCAAATCCCACAGGGAGTGTGGGAAGGCCAGCGGGACAGCCAACGCTCCAGCCATCTTGGTGTCCAGGGTGGCCTATCCCAGGGTGCTTTGCACCAGTATAGACCTGCCTGCTTGCTCCATACCTCTGCTGTAAGGGTGTTGGACAGAAGGAGTGTACTGGAATGCCAAGAAACATGGtctcagattgtgtgtgtgtgtgtgtgtgtgtgtgtgtgtgtgtgtgtgtgtgtgtgtgtgtgtgtgtgtgtgtgtgtgtgtgtgtgtgtgtgtgtgtgtgtgtgtgtgtgtgtgtgtgtgtgtgtgtgtgtgtgtgtgtgtgtgtgtgtgtgtgtgtgttataaggaGTAAGGAATTACATCCAAATGGACTCAATCCCTTCTTTAAGTATCTTACTTCCTAACAGCAGCAATAACTAAGCAGAAACCTGAAGGAAACCTTTTCTGTGTATGAGTCGGTTTCATATTCAAGCGTTTATTCAGTTTGTCAAGTCACATTCAAAACAAGGATGACTAATTAAAttacaaaatatttaaatgatTTAATCTAATACTTTTCAGGTTTTGAATATTCtgacaaaaaaaatattataaaaagAATTGTGTCTGGAAATTAATGATTTAAAAAAGCTTAATGAAGATTATACTTTGTCAATAAAATGTGTAGACCTATGAATTCCTACATGAATTGTATGTTTGCTTGTTAATTCATTTATTCGAAACATATtgactaatatatgcatattcacACTCATTATCCAACCAATTAAACATGTTGGTGATAAACCGTGTGCAACAAAGGAATGGGTTTACAGGTATAGGCCTATATCCACATTTGTATCTGCTACTattgtaggggagagtggggtaagttgagccaaaggggtaaattGAGCCCCCCTTGTTTCTTGGAAACCATACAGGAAGTTAGtcatgtgaccaaatatttaggaagaagTCATCATTTTATGAAgtctgaaggaagaaaccacatggaaaaagttgGTAAGAAACTTAAGTTAAACTATTGATTAAAGCGGTCCAATAGGCCTAGAAGTAAGAAGTTAAATTCAGGAGAGTAAATTAAACAATTTCCCTTCTCAGATAAGTATGGATAAATGTCAGCAATAACTTGGAATGGTTAGGCATACTTTTTAGGCCCATTGTCTTTTACATTGAGATATTTAAAAGGTGCAGCGTTGTTTTCCTATGTCCCAACAAAATTGTACAAGTCAGTAGGCTAGGCATTGATACCCCTTATTTAGGAATAGGGCTACATATTCATGGAGTCAAAAATTTACTCTGCAACCAAAATTAATTAAAATAGGCCTGCATTTCAATAATTGGAAGAGATTAGGCTTAGTCATTAAATTTAACAGAATTATCCAAAATATTGGGCTACAAGCTACTTTAGACCTAGATTTCACATGttgtttacagtaggcctatttgAGAGGAAAACTTGAGTTATAGACCGCGTTCATCCAGCATGTTTGAGTTTATTAGTCACACTTCGTTACACCCATCATCTAAGATAAATCACTCGCTGTTCAATGTTATTGCTCATTTCATTCTGTGAGGCGGCATCTCCGAGGATACCTGACAGATTTCACCCATCAAACTCACGTCATATCCCCTATAGACAAGTACAACACAGGTGGCTCATACCCCCACACAATCACCAAAAAAAACATAGGAGTCGGTAATCTTGTTTCGTACAAATTTATTCATCATTTAAAGAATAGAGGATGGTCTTAAAGTAGAAACGTCAGTTTTAAATAAAACCTCTTGGCCCATGATATGGGTTAACCTGACACTGTCAAAACATCACAGAAAGGGAAATTgtcacaaaacaaaaaaaatggaacATGACGTAGGCCTACAGAGGGTTCACAAGCTTAAAAAACAACGTACTATAAATAAACTTGCGCTTGCGACCCGCACAGTCTTACAGTTCATTAAAACCTAGGTCATAAAGAAAAAGACTACAAAGATTGACACAGCCGACACAAACGGACATTCTACAAATTAAGTGTAAACATTTATGATCCAACTCTCCATCCAGCTTTTCTGAAATACAATGGCGTCTTCATGAGGCCATATGCCTTTTTCATAGAGAAAAAAATGGCATTAAAATATAGAAGTCCATTTCTCCTACAGAATTTGATTGCGTATACTCATGATAAAAGACTCTTTGCAATGCAATTTACTCTGGTGGGCTCAACATTCAACTTCAGTCCAGGATATGtagttttaaaaatgcttttaaCATGGACAACTCATTGagataaaaaatacaatttcattgTTTTAAACAAAACTACTGAACGTCGACTCTTTTTAGCAATCAAAATGTTCAAGTATCCGAAGTACTTAAGTTTAGTCATTTTTTCAAATGTGGGTTAGGGGTAGCGTTCCGTTCACGCCAGTCCCCGCGGTCTGATAGTGCGGATGTACACTGTGTAACCGACTGGTCTGAAGGGAAGAGTGATCCGCGCCGTCTCCACCCGGAGGCAGGTACATGCTGATCATATCCCTCAGATCCCCCAAACACGCTCTCTGGGAGTGGGAGGTAATCGCCGGTGGAGGTGAGCTCGGCTCGGTCTTGCACACGGATGCCATGGAGCCCAAGCCCATGGCGTTGGAGGTCTGCTGCGTGTATGCTGGGGACATGCTGTACGTGGACGCTGCGTTCATGTAGGTCTGCGCCGAGGACATCATGGGGTACTGGAGCCCTGCCATCTCATACCGGTGCATCTGCTGGATCTGAGGGCTGTTCATGCTGTGATGCGGAGGGTAGGCCAACTGGTCCTGCATGAGGGAATACGCACTGTTTGTCCAGCCATTCATGTGTGCATAACTGTCCATCCGCTGTCCCACCGAGACGCCGTTGTTAACAGCGTTGGCACCTGGCGCTAGAAGTCCTCCTGGCAAAGAATACTTGTCTTTCTTGAGCAGGGTTTTGGTCTTCCTGCGGGGACGGTATTTGTAATCCGGATGCTCCTTCATGTGCATGGCGCGCAGACGCTTGGCCTCGTCGATGAAGGGTCTCTTCTCTGCGTCGGTCAAAAGTTTCCAGTCTGCACCGAGCCGCTTGCTGATCTCAGAGTTGTGCATTTTAGGGTTCTCTTGTGCCATCTTTCTCCGCTGTCCACGGGACCACACCATGAAAGCGTTCATAGGCCTCTTCACCCGGTCCTGGTCGTTGGCACTGTTGTTCTTGTTGCCCGCAGCGGAGCCCGAATTGGACTGCGGGAGCGGGCTCTTGATCTCGGTTTCCATCATGTTATACATTCAAACGGCTTTTAAATGTAACTCTCAGGCGCGGAAAATGTATAACAAAATGCCCTCAGACTAAAAGAGAGGTAGAAATATTACTGACCACCAGTCTCATGTGAGGAAAAAAAGTTGTCAAAAGAAGCTTAGGTATTGCTAGTTTGCCAGGTGCTTCCAATGTCTCACTTCTCGTCAGCAAGCTCTGTTCACCACGGCTCTAAAACAGAACTCTGCAAACTTGTCCGCCAACCTCAGCTGTTATTAGTGCCTGGGCCATGTGATTTGGATTGACAGTGTAACAATGAGTGGCTCTCGACCAATCACAGCGCTCTGTTTTGGGCTGAGTTGGAGAGAGATATATTCAACTTTATACTTAAAGAACACGTTATAAGGCAGTTAAATTATATTTTAGTTCATCTAAGTAATTAAAGCGTACTCTAAATGTATATCTGTATTTTGACATGTTAAAATGTAGGTTACATGCACGAAACGTTGTAGAATATGTCTGAATCCGGAGTGAAACAAACGGAATCTTAGCCTGTAACGTTTTAAAATAAAACGAATACATTTGATGGAACGGATCTCCTCGACAATTTAAATTGATCATCAAATATATTAGCCCAATAGTTCAATATATAGGTTGGAGTTTGTAAATGGTATAGACTTGTAAGTGCTTTACAATTTTACACGTAACACTTGCGTATAAAACTATTATAAATGAATTCTGGCAAACCCTGTCTATATATAGAGCAAGTGCGCCAGGTGTAATTTCTTAATTTGTAAACGGTCTTGGTAAAGTAAAAGGTGGAAATCAAATAATCCCATTCAAGTGGCGACTTGGAGGCGGGGTTCCAAAAGGCCTAAATGAGTGCAAGGCAAATATCGAGGCAGAAAAGTGGTATTCTCTCCCTTCATTCATGAATTCTCTCACGTCCTTTAAATATCAAGATAA
Above is a genomic segment from Oncorhynchus kisutch isolate 150728-3 linkage group LG19, Okis_V2, whole genome shotgun sequence containing:
- the LOC109865077 gene encoding transcription factor Sox-3, which produces MYNMMETEIKSPLPQSNSGSAAGNKNNSANDQDRVKRPMNAFMVWSRGQRRKMAQENPKMHNSEISKRLGADWKLLTDAEKRPFIDEAKRLRAMHMKEHPDYKYRPRRKTKTLLKKDKYSLPGGLLAPGANAVNNGVSVGQRMDSYAHMNGWTNSAYSLMQDQLAYPPHHSMNSPQIQQMHRYEMAGLQYPMMSSAQTYMNAASTYSMSPAYTQQTSNAMGLGSMASVCKTEPSSPPPAITSHSQRACLGDLRDMISMYLPPGGDGADHSSLQTSRLHSVHPHYQTAGTGVNGTLPLTHI